The DNA region AACACCCGCAGCGACGAGATCTCCCTGAGACACAAATCATCGTAAACATGTCAGAGATCGCCATAAACACGGAAACTGAGAACGCATCATGAAAATGCTAAAAATCTTTTAGTAATTTACTGTATTGcgtcgtgtttttattgtaacctctTGTTCGTTTTTAagtcttgttgtgtttttcttttacatgtctagggactgcggatgtaaattagcatttttgctaaaatccggcacatttacatctattatattattttgtaatgatgttcattaacgtgcactgtccctatcaaataaataaaatgaaaaaaacgtACAAGCAAACAAAGATAGAGAACGCAAAGGTGGACTTCCGTGTCCAGGGAGGGACTGAAAGACGGACGCAGGAAAGAGAGCGCTAAAGAGCGGGTGGAGCCGTGGAATCTTCTCGCTACCTGCGTTATGGCCTCCACCACAGGCTCCGGGATCGGCCCGCTGTTGCCGATGCAGGTCATGCAGCCGTAGCCGACAACCGCGAAGCTAGCGGGGAAACACAAAACGATTGCCGGTGAAGGTTATCGGACATCGGTTCCCAGTAAACCCAGACAGAGGTCGAGAGTGGCTGCGGAACCCGCCGGCGTGACGTTTACAGGTGGGCGCGGCGGAACAGACGTTTCCTAATGTGCCCGCCCTTCACGGACAAACTCACCCCAGGCGAGCGAGGCAGTCCATGACGCCGCTTTCCTTCAGGTAGTACGTGACCACTCCACTTCCAGGTGACAGGCTGGTCTTTATGTACGGCTTCACGCTCAGCCCGCACTCCAGAGCCTTCTTAGCGAGCAGCCCTGACACAAAAACCAAAACGGCATTTCAAGACTCCAAAGAGTCTCCACCCCCCCGACAAAGACACCGTTCCCATCAAGAGGAGAAGCGTCCACCTGCTCCGAGCATGACGGATGGATTGCTCGTGTTGGTGCAGCTGGTGATGGCGGCGATGACCACCGAGCCGTGGCTTAGCGAGAACTCCTCTCCATTGAACCGGAAAGGGACCAGAGTGCTGCGATGTCCGGGAGCCACTTGGAAACCCTTGAAACCTTGCTGAGAAGGACAGCAAAAACACCAAAACCAGTTACGGGGTCAGGGACACAAACCGGGGCCATCATGGGACAAAAAGGCCGGGAACCGTTGGGATAATCCTCCGAGGTGAATCTGCAGCAACTGGACTTCTGTTCACGGAACGAGCGACAGGCTGAGCAATAGGAGCGTCGGGAATGCTAAAGGGCCGAACGGAGTCATTCTGAGCGTGTTGTTGCACCCACCTTTGCTCCGAGACAGCTTTCAAAGTCTCTCTTCATGTCAGAGACAGGAATTCGGTCCTGAGGTCTTTTGGGACCGCTGCAGCAGGGAACCACGGCATTCAGGTCCAGCTCTACAAcctgagggagggagagagagagagagagagagaggaggactgGATCTCCTGGTTTCATCCGCAGGATGAGAGGGAGATGAAGACGAGGCACGGAGCCTAACCAGAGTAAAGTCCGGATCTTGTGTGGCGTCGTCGTAGTCTCTGAACATGGATACGGCCTTCAGGTACTTTGTGACGAAGGCCAGCTTGTCCGCTTCTCGCCCTAAATGTAAACACATTTAGACAAACTTTATACATTATCTACTCACCTCCACGTCAATCTACAGTCTGCAAAACACTTCCTGGCACATCTCGAGCTGTAAAGGGGGAACCTTCACGTGCGATTAAGTCCTCACCCGTCTGCTCCAGGTACCGGATGCTGACATCGTCCACAGGGAAGAAGGCGGCTGTGGCGCCGTATTCTGGGCACATGTTGGCGATGGTGGCTCGGTCAGCGATAGACAACTGAGCAACGCCGGGGCCGAAGAACTCGACGAACTTCCCCACGACGCCGACCTGACGAAGATGCTGAGgggaaaggaggaagacgacGTGAGCGTGAGGCCGCAAAACAGCAAAATCGACAGAAGCCGACGATGGTGTGGGTTACTGGGGAACTTTTAATGACCTTAGTGACGGTGAGGACGATGTCAGTGGAGGTGATGAGTTGGTCTGGGGTCCCGTAGACCCTGTATCCCACCACCTCAGGCAAGACCATGCTTATTGGTTGGCCCAGCATGACGGCCTCTGCTTCGATTCCACCCACACCTAAAGTTAAAGCACAAAGTCTCACATACTCACCTACGCACGTTGGTCAGCGTCTCCCTGCTTTTGAGATGCGCCTAAAGACATTTCAATGTGATGCCTATTCAATGAGGACATTTGGAATACACGGCTGGTTCGATGCTGGTGTGTCCCGATCTGATCGCGTGATCGGAAATCTGACCCGATCACGAGTTTACAGACTCGATCGGCGTCGgacgttacctcccgatcagggATAGTCATTTTCATTACTTTATaccagatctggagttacgtggcggcacagagtgagccctctctGCTCCAACAGAAACGGCAGGGCGTGcggcgtgacgtcacttcctgttgaacGCCGCCAAGCGGCGCAAAACAGGGAAGCGGCTTGAAGCTAGCCGCGCGACTAATCGAGTACGTCTGCGCTGCGGAAGAAATCTGAAGTGGACGAGAGAAAAGGTTACCTGTGTTCACTGTGAGAGATTGTGAGCCATAAGCAAAGCAAATCGGCAACGCAACAGCAGAGTGCCTTCAGctggctggccccgccccctcacagcattttgaaatgttaataatagttaataattatcattgtaatTATTGTAATAAGGTCTAATGACGACTCCAACCTGctctgaaagcaggatacatttgttttgttttgcacagaGATCATTGTTGCAGTGTGAGTTGGCGTgcgtcaatgaaataaataaaacactcgatcattatagttttcatttagtggccagatatttttttttttttttacctattccacctattttttcttaCGGTAGATCAtcataacaataatccaaatgaTAATGTCCGAGCCGTCAAAATGgctgctatggtcattctagtTCCATATGCGCATTCACCAAACCCTttagtgaaaaaaaaatatgttttttttcaaattcaagacagacatatgattttttaatggtCTCTCTCTGGATCAAACCATGCCCATCAACAACAGATAATCATTGGTGACATTTCCACAGTTCAAGGCTCGACCAGAGAATGCATCTACCTTTAATCACGTCCGGCTGCATTTGTAAGTCAGCATCATCTTACCCCAGCCCAGCACTCCCAGTCCATCAATCATAGTGGTGTGTGAATCAGTTCCCACGAGGCTGTCAGGGTAGAGGTAGCCGTCATGGTGAAACACCACTCGAGCCAAGTACTCCAGGTTGACCTGGTGAATGATGCCTGACCCCGGAGGAATGATGCGCATGTTCTTGAAGGCTTTAGAGCCCCACTGGGAAGAATGGGCAACATCACCGAGGGTTAAATGAACGCCCTGATACGAGACAGGAAGACCTCACGCTGGCTTTGGATGAACGTCATACCTTTAAGAACTGAAATCGCTCTCTGTTGCGCTCAAACTCCAAGTCCTGGTTTTTCTGAAGGCtatcagaactgaagaagaagaacaaaatcattttgaaagTCAAAGCCTCAGCAAAATGAGACGATCGTGTTGCACCCACAGGGAGAATAATGCCGAATTAAGGGCCAGGCTGATAAACAAACCTCAAAAACCAAACCGGAAGATCATTTCTGCTAACAAGAGGCCTTTTTAAAAGCCTGTTTACAACCTTTATGACGCCTTCCTGTGAAAATAGGGGAATGCCGATGCTCTGCCTCTGAGCTGGTAGCCAACAGGACAGGCTACAAGGTCAGCCATTTCTAACTGGGTCAGTAAAGACCGCTGTTGCTGCTCGCAGGTGAAATGAAATCAGCACGGCTGTGACCCGGAGGCTGTTGCTCAGATTTTCCCCCCGGAGGACAAATAAAGTTTGTCATTAATGACATGAATATCACCGTGCATGAAGAGGAACCTCGGGGGCCACAGCCTCGCTGCTCTAAAGCTCATCAGCCAATAGGAACGCGCCCCTAAAAGAGCCCGCCCACACGGGAGGCAAACAAACCTTCGGTAAGGCCAATCCAAAAAAACAGAAGCgtaaacaaaagagagagagagagagagagagagagagagagagagagagagagcataagGAAGCGTAAACTAAATGACACGCCCtagcaaaataaaagacagtttACCCAAGttatttgttttcacatttatttatttttttgcttgatttaattttattctctctcaaatccattttattttttttaaatatttgacttttAATAGGTTTTGCTTGAAACGTTTGACACAAATCTGATTCCACATCTCCCGGAGCTGAACTACGAGCTGCTGAGGAAGCGTTTCAATGGGCCTGGTCTTACCTTCTGTTGAAGTCCACTTGGATAGAGTGATCTATGACGAGGTCAGCCGGACAGACGGGGTTAATCTTCTCTGGATCGCCACCCAGTTTCATCACGGCGTCACGCATAGCTGCAAAGTCCACCACGGCGGGGACCCCCCTGCAAGGAGTTTCCACACAACAGGTCAGAATGACCGACTCACCGCTGAGACTCCATTAATCGTCTGGTAACAGAGAACGGGAAACCCAGATCATCAATACcaccattaaatacatttattttgacagcAATAAATGATTCCTTCATTCTTCTTCTACAGAtttttccgctttgtgggtcacgggagcTGCTGCCCATAGTccagcttgctgtgggtgagagggcggggggggggggacaccccGAATACTTCGCCAGCACACCACGGAGCTTTTGGGGCAGCCATTTCACCTAAgtgtgtttttggaggcgggaggaaaccggagaacccagagaagaCCCACGCGGACTCAGGGAGAGACATACAAGCCGCCCAGatcggattcaaacccggtaccgaCAGAGCTAACCGTGCCGCTCCTAGCAATTAATGAATATCAATTAATAAACAGCATCTTGTTACGGTCCtgcaaaaatcaaataaaggACTGGAATAGAGAGAAAGCAAGGAATCAGCGCAAAGATTTATCGAACTAAAAGTGTCAAACTAAACGGGCAAAATAAATCCATGGCGAGAAGACTGAGGCGAAGCAGGACAGTTTGGagcaactaaaaaaaaaaaaagtcagaaacAGAAGCCATGACAACAAGAATCCCAAAAGCTAGTTTGAGGAGCTTCTGAAACTTTACATCCCAAAGAGCAGCATCTACATACGTGAAGTCCTGCAGGATGACA from Brachionichthys hirsutus isolate HB-005 chromosome 23, CSIRO-AGI_Bhir_v1, whole genome shotgun sequence includes:
- the aco1 gene encoding cytoplasmic aconitate hydratase, with the protein product MSANVTNPFRRIVEPLDLEDPKQLFYNLSRLGDPRYDRLPFSIRVLLESAVRNCDEFLIKSSDVESILNWKETQTRAVEVPFRPARVILQDFTGVPAVVDFAAMRDAVMKLGGDPEKINPVCPADLVIDHSIQVDFNRSSDSLQKNQDLEFERNRERFQFLKWGSKAFKNMRIIPPGSGIIHQVNLEYLARVVFHHDGYLYPDSLVGTDSHTTMIDGLGVLGWGVGGIEAEAVMLGQPISMVLPEVVGYRVYGTPDQLITSTDIVLTVTKHLRQVGVVGKFVEFFGPGVAQLSIADRATIANMCPEYGATAAFFPVDDVSIRYLEQTGREADKLAFVTKYLKAVSMFRDYDDATQDPDFTLVVELDLNAVVPCCSGPKRPQDRIPVSDMKRDFESCLGAKQGFKGFQVAPGHRSTLVPFRFNGEEFSLSHGSVVIAAITSCTNTSNPSVMLGAGLLAKKALECGLSVKPYIKTSLSPGSGVVTYYLKESGVMDCLARLGFAVVGYGCMTCIGNSGPIPEPVVEAITQGDLVAAGVLSGNRNFEGRVHPNTRANYLASPPLVIAYALAGTVSIDFDSEPVAVNAEGREVFLRDIWPTREEIQAVERSFVIPSMFKEVYEKIERVNERWNSLVAPSDTLYAWDPQSTYIKSPPFFDGLTATPQPPKPIKDAYVLLNLGDSVTTDHISPAGNIARNSAAARHLTSRGLSPRDYNSYGSRRGNDAVMARGTFANIRLFNKFLQRQAPQTVHLPTGETLDVFDAAERYQQSGDPLLVLAGKEYGSGSSRDWAAKGPFLLGIKAVIAESYERIHRSNLVGMGVVPLEYLPGDTAESLGLTGRERYSVLIPEQLAPGMIVDVTLDNETTFKVRMRFDTDVELAYFRHGGILNYMIRKMSEN